A stretch of Prionailurus bengalensis isolate Pbe53 chromosome E4, Fcat_Pben_1.1_paternal_pri, whole genome shotgun sequence DNA encodes these proteins:
- the BTG2 gene encoding protein BTG2 — translation MSQARWTGKRTDMLPEIAAAVGFLSSLLRTRGCVSEQRLKVFSGALQEALTEHYKHHWFPEKPSKGSGYRCIRINHKMDPIISKVASQIGLSQPQLHQLLPSELTLWVDPYEVSYRIGEDGSICVLYEEAPVAASYGLLTCKNQMMLGRSSPSKNYVMTVSS, via the exons ATGAGCCAGGCCCGCTGGACCGGGAAGAGAACAGACATGCTTCCGGAGATCGCCGCCGCCGTGGGCTTCCTCTCCAGCCTCCTGAGGACCCGGGGCTGCGTGAGCGAGCAGAGACTAAAGGTTTTCAGCGGCGCTCTCCAGGAGGCACTAACAG AGCACTACAAACACCACTGGTTTCCTGAGAAGCCGTCCAAGGGCTCCGGCTACCGCTGCATCCGAATCAACCACAAGATGGACCCCATCATCAGCAAGGTGGCCAGCCAGATCGGACTCAGCCAGCCCCAGCTGCACCAGCTGCTGCCCAGTGAGCTGACCCTGTGGGTGGACCCCTACGAGGTGTCCTACCGCATTGGGGAGGATGGCTCCATCTGCGTCCTGTACGAGGAGGCCCCGGTGGCAGCCTCCTATGGGCTCCTCACCTGCAAGAACCAAATGATGCTGGGCCGGAGCAGCCCCTCGAAGAACTACGTGATGACGGTCTCCAGTTAG